A segment of the Panacibacter ginsenosidivorans genome:
ATATCAATATCTTTTGTTTCTTCAGGTATAACGGTTACATCAGCAACTTTAAAATCAAGGCGATTGATATAGCCACGTTTTTCTTCTGACGAAAAATAAAAATCTGTGCGATCATTTTTTAGGAGTTGTTCACTAAAAGCAGTGCGGTCATTCTTATATGCATTGGGCCAGAGATGTATAAAAACATAGCGCAACGTATCCGGTGAGTTATTAATGTATTCCATTTTTTCAAAACCGGTAAGTGTATTGTCTTCATCATTCAGCGATACATCGATGATATAGTTAACATGCTGCTGCCAGTACGTTTGCTGGCTAAAACTACTTACGCAAAAGAATAGAAAAATAAAAACCATTCCGGTTAATCTCACAAACAATTATTTTGGCTTGAAGATACAGAGAAGAATTAATGTGAAAGTATGAGAAATAAGCAAACTAAAAATTCAAATAAAATAAAAATTAGTAAGATAAATTTTTATGAGCCAGGCAATAGTTTTTATGGCATCGTTTGTTGCGTCGCACTCTTGTACGAGGCCTAAGTTTCGGCAATCTGCAGTCAGGTTTCAGATAAATAAACTTTGCTTACTGAATGCTGATAGCTCATACCTGTTCCAAACGTACAAGTGAGTGACACAACGAAAGCCTAAAAGAAGTACAGTAGTTGGGTAAATAATTTTGTACTTGTATTTCATGTACACATCTTCATATGCTCACATTTGCACATTGACTTTATTTTCCTTTCCCGGAAAAAATGATCTTTAATGTGTATACCATTATCTTAAGATCGAGCAGCAGAGAAACATTTTCTATGTACACAAGATCGTACTTCATGCGTTTGATCATTTGATCCACTGAAGAAGCGTAACCAAAATGAACCATACCCCAGGAAGTCAATCCTGGCTTTACTTTCAGCAGATAGCGGTAATAAGGAGTTTGGGCATTTATTTGTTCTATATAAAATTTTCTTTCGGGACGTGGGCCTACAAAAGTCATTTCACCTGTCAGTATATTCCAGAGTTGTGGCAATTCATCTATTCGCCATTTACGCATGAACCGGCCCCAGGGGGTCATACGCGGATCATTTTCGGAAGAAAGCGCCGGGCCATCTTTCTCAGCATCCATATACATAGACCTGAATTTATGAATGATAAAAGGCTTGCCTTTGTAACCAATGCGTTCCTGTGAAAATATAATACTGCCGGGCGAAGAAATTTTTGTTTTAATAGCGGCAAAGATCATTAATGGACTTAACAAAAGCATTGTAATAAGGGAAGCTGCAACATCTATCAAACGTTTTATATTCCGCTGCCACGCTGGCATTAAACCTGTATCTATATCTATCAATACGGCATCCAATATATTTTCTGTTTTTACGGCACCGGAAAGAATTTCATAAGTATCTGGTACCAGTTTTACTTCCACATCTTTTTCACTAAGCCTGCTAATAACTTCTTCTTTAAGCATTGCATCGTTTTTATCAAGCGCTACAATTACACGCTGCACATGTTTTTGATGTATGATATTTTCCATCGAAGCAAGATCCCCAAGACAAGTGAGTGATTTTGTTAGCCCATTTTTTTGTGCCGGGTCTGTAGATACAAAACCAATAATGTCATAGCCGGTAACCCTGTTACTTTTTCTTATTTCCCTGAAAGCGTCAGAGGCTTTGCGGTTATTACCGATGATAATGGTTTTAAAAGAGAACTTCCCTGCGGCCAGTTGTTTTTTGGCAATGCTTATAATGATAAATCTTCCTGTAGTTGTTACAATGGTCTGAAAGATCAGCAATGAAAAGAAAGTAGTATAGAAATAGGTATAAGTTCTTTCGCTGTCGTTCATGAATAGTACAAACAAAAGAATAATAGAGCCCGTAAAAGCCTGTATAAAACTGCTGTTGAAATCTGTAAGCCTCGACCTCTTGTACACTGATTTGTTGTATGCACCCATAACGGAGTAAAGACCCAGCCAAAACAACACTGTAAGCATAAGAGATATGGGAAAATAAGTATCTTCTGTAAATAAGCGAGTAAGCGTTTGAGGATTTTCCTGCAGTTGAATTTTTCGCTGCAGTGCAATACCCGTCCATACTATAGCGGATGCAAAAATATCGCTGATTATATAAGTGCTTATGTGTATTGGCCGGGAGTTTTGCATGCTGATTATATCAAGCGGGAATATTGTTTGTGCTTATCTTTTCCAAAATACGATGCGCCACTTCCATTGCAAGAAAGCCATCTATTTCTGAAACGGCTGTTGGTTTGTTATTTATAATGGCATCTACAAAAGAAGCAAGCTCTTCTTTTATCGCATTTAAAGGTTTTGTTTCCGGGTTTATAACTGAGATCGTTTTTGTACCTCCACCCGGCGTTTCAAGATCAAAAGAAAAAGCATTTACATCACCTTCTTCATGCAATTTTATGATCTCTGTTTTTTTCTCTAAGAAGTCTATGCCAATGTATGCATCTTTTTGAAACACCCGCATCTTGCGCATTCGTTTCATGCTAATGCGGCTGCTGGTAAGGTTGGCCACACAACCATTATTAAATTCAATGCGTACGTTGGCAATATCCGGCGTTTCAGTCATTACCGCTACACCGCTGGCGTAAATATTTTTTACATCACTTTTTACAATGCTCAGAATAATGTCGATATCATGTATCATCAGATCGAGTATCACACTCACTTCTGTGCCACGCGGATTAAATTGTGCCAGCCTGTGTACTTCAATAAAACCCGGGTTCAGTTTCATATTCTTTATAGCCAGGAACGCAGGGTTAAATCTTTCCACATGGCCAACCTGTATTTTCACGCCGGCTTCCCTTGCCATTTTTACTATTTGCCTGCCCTCATCAATGGTATTGGCTAATGGTTTTTCTACAAATACATGTTTACCTGCACGTATAGCTGCTTCACATAAAACAAAGTGGTGATTGGTAGGGGCCACAATATCTGCCGCATCAATTTTAGCCAGCAGGCTGGTTACATCATCAAACCTCTTTAAACCGTATTTTTCAATTACTTCTTTGGCAACTGCATCATTCGGATCGTAAAAGCCAACAAGCTCAACGCCTTCAATTTCCTTCCAGTTATTCAAATGAAATTTTCCCAGGTGACCAACACCAAAAACACCAACTTTCAGCATATAAAAAATTTGCCTGTAAAGATAAGGGATTGCAGATTGCAGCTTTTGGATTTGAACTATTCATGAGTGTTATTAGCTTACCTTTTTATGAAGCATTATACCAACTGTTGTTTTACATGGCATCACCTGTTGCGTCGCAAGCACTTCAGCTTTAGGTTCA
Coding sequences within it:
- a CDS encoding sugar transferase — translated: MQNSRPIHISTYIISDIFASAIVWTGIALQRKIQLQENPQTLTRLFTEDTYFPISLMLTVLFWLGLYSVMGAYNKSVYKRSRLTDFNSSFIQAFTGSIILLFVLFMNDSERTYTYFYTTFFSLLIFQTIVTTTGRFIIISIAKKQLAAGKFSFKTIIIGNNRKASDAFREIRKSNRVTGYDIIGFVSTDPAQKNGLTKSLTCLGDLASMENIIHQKHVQRVIVALDKNDAMLKEEVISRLSEKDVEVKLVPDTYEILSGAVKTENILDAVLIDIDTGLMPAWQRNIKRLIDVAASLITMLLLSPLMIFAAIKTKISSPGSIIFSQERIGYKGKPFIIHKFRSMYMDAEKDGPALSSENDPRMTPWGRFMRKWRIDELPQLWNILTGEMTFVGPRPERKFYIEQINAQTPYYRYLLKVKPGLTSWGMVHFGYASSVDQMIKRMKYDLVYIENVSLLLDLKIMVYTLKIIFSGKGK
- a CDS encoding Gfo/Idh/MocA family protein, whose product is MLKVGVFGVGHLGKFHLNNWKEIEGVELVGFYDPNDAVAKEVIEKYGLKRFDDVTSLLAKIDAADIVAPTNHHFVLCEAAIRAGKHVFVEKPLANTIDEGRQIVKMAREAGVKIQVGHVERFNPAFLAIKNMKLNPGFIEVHRLAQFNPRGTEVSVILDLMIHDIDIILSIVKSDVKNIYASGVAVMTETPDIANVRIEFNNGCVANLTSSRISMKRMRKMRVFQKDAYIGIDFLEKKTEIIKLHEEGDVNAFSFDLETPGGGTKTISVINPETKPLNAIKEELASFVDAIINNKPTAVSEIDGFLAMEVAHRILEKISTNNIPA